The Candidatus Fukatsuia endosymbiont of Tuberolachnus salignus nucleotide sequence TCTGAACTTAGTCACAGGGCTGCTCAGGATACCTTACCGCTACGTGATGCCTTCGCAGTATTATTTTTTGTCTCCGTTGGCATGCTACTTGACCCGATAATTTTAGTGCGTGAACCCTTAGCGATTATTGCTGCTGTGAGCATTATCATCTTTGGAAAATCAATTGCAGCATTTACGCTTGTTCGTCTATTTGGTCACTCAAAACGCACGGCTCTGACGATTTCGGCAAGTTTGGCGCAAATTGGGGAGTTTGCATTTATTTTGGCAGGTTTGGGGAGTGCTCTCGGTTTATTGCCTGAATATGGTCGTAATCTGGTACTGGCCAGTGCGATTTTCTCCATTATGCTCAATCCACTGCTCTTTAGCCTACTTGAGCGTTATCTACGTAACACAGAAACATCACAAGACCAAATTTTAGAAGAGGTGGTTGAAGAAAAAAAACAAATTCCAATTGACTTATTCAATCATGCTTTATTAGTGGGTTATGGTCGCGTCGGCAGCTTACTAGGGGCAAGGCTCAGTGCTGAAGGAATACCGCTGGTAGTGGTCGAAAATTCACGTCCACGGATAGAAACACTGAGAAAACAAGGGATAAATGCAATACAAGGCAATGCAACTAATACTGAAATCATGTCTCTTGCTGGTTTGGACTCCGCCCGCTGGCTGCTACTGACTATTCCCGACGGCTACGAAGCGGGGGAAATCGTGGCTTCTGCACGTGCTAAACGACCTGATATTGAGATTCTGGTACGTGCTCATTATGACGATGCTGTGGTTTATATCTCAAAGTGTGGGGCAAGTCAGGTGATCATGGGAGAACGCGAGCTTGCCAATAGTATGTTTAATATGTTGAAGATTAATGCGTTATCTGAAGAAGATAAATCCTTGGCCAACCCAATGAATCTGCTTAGAGAATAATCAGGGCAGGATACAGAAGACATGGGCGATTAATTTTAACCGTCCATATCCGCTGTTTTTGACAAATGCCTCTTCTGTTTATCCTGTTCCTATGCCGCTGACACTGTTATCCAGTGGCGGTTAATCTGTGTGGAAAGGGAGGAGGTGGAAGGGGATGAAACACTTGCTGTCGTGGAAAAACTGGCCATGGTCTCGGCTAATTGATCAATACTGTTACCTGATAGCTGGAAGCCGCCGGCAATTATCTTTTCTATTCTCGAGTCTGCCCCCCTGTAATGATTTTTTATTGTGACACCCTCAGAGGAACCACGCCCCTTAACCCTAACCCTGAGGTCGTAGCCTACTTTTTCCAGCCATAAAGCGTCTTTATTGATTTCTGCTGAGGTGAAATCCAGTCTGTCATTACCGCCTTTGTCCTGCACGGCGTCGTGGCCATCACCTGTGGCGTAACAATAAACATTATTGCCAGCACCGCCTAGTAGGGTGTCATCACCTCGACCGCCTGTTATCTGGCAATCTGTGTCGCTTAAATCGCTAAAGCTGTCATCACCATCAAGTAATGCTATCTTTTTGTCTATGAGTGCGCTTTCGTGAAGCACGACAACATGGTCATCCTGCTCGCTAACGTCCACCCGCCCGATGACAACTTGCCCCTGGTTAATGAACAGCTCGGCAAGGAGGCCGTTTTTTTCCTGCAGCCACAGATGGCGATAACGTTCATCCTGCATAAAGTGGCGAATACGAATAATGGGGTATGAAGCGGATGTGTCACGGTGACGGAGCACAATATCGTTACCGGCCTGTATCAGCTGGGTCTCTTTCAATGACCAGGGTAATAACAGCCTGTCCTGCGCCGCTTCTCCTCCTGTCGCGCTACCGTCGTCCTCATTGTCAATCCAGATACCGCGTTCACTCCTGCCAATCTCGTAGGTATCGGCACCCCCCTTACCCATTAGCGTATCGTAACTGTACTGGTGCCATAAACGGTTAGTGTCTTCACGTCCGGATAACGGTAAGGCTGTCAGGTAATTGTCTTTGTTATCCCCTGTCAGGGTGGTGTGAAATTTTGTACCGACCAGAGCCAGTTGTAGAAAACTTGGCAAAACAGTAGGGCTGTTATCTGCATGACTACTGACCGGTTGGTCGTTAACCTTGATTTCAACCTGTCCCCGGCCATCGACTACTTGCAGATGAGCGCTGACATCGCCTCCGGGTTGCACTGTTTTTAATGCTGCAGCGCGACTTCTATCATGGATGGCGATATATCGTGCTGTCAAGTTGGGCAGGGACGGCACGCTACCCTCTGATTTTGGGCTCAGGGTAGATGGCCAACCCGTGAGATGCAATCCGTCATAGGTATAGAGTGCATAATTGTGCTGCAGGGTTCGTTGGTTACCCACCCTTGCGCTGTACATATCACGTAAAAATACCTGGGTATGTGTCTTATTTTTATTACGCAGTGTTAGCACCACATCCGCGTCTTCCATAGTAATACTAACGATGTCTGCTGCCAGGTAGTCCAGTAATACTGCACTGTGTTCCTGCGTGTTGGGCGTATCTGACAATACAACCTGGGCATTGCTGTGACTTTGCAAAATACGATAGGTGTCTATGCCCACCCCGCCATTTGCCTGCCCGGCCTGTAACGTTAACCAGTCATTACCGGCGTAACCGTTTAGCACGTCTCTGCCACCCATGCCATTCAATTTGTTGTCAGCACTGTTCCCCATCAGTTCGTCATCAGTTTCACTGTGCCCGTCAGCATGTTCTATCTGCTGCAATTTGGCGATAATTTTCTCACTAGAACGATAGCGAGCAATACCCGCCGTCAGATCGATATGATAGCCTCCTGAGCCATCCCGTTTGATCGCCGCCATGACCGTATCAGCGTTATCTGATGGTGACAGGTCCCCACCATTTAATACACTGGCATGACGCTGATCCTGTGGGGCTGCTTGCCCCATCAATAAGAAGGTGTCTGCTTTACGGCCACCAATAAAGCGTTTTTTACCGGCCCCGACTTCGAAGATATTTTTCTGCTCTTGATGCCCCATAGCATCATCATTACCACCGCCTAAACTAAACCAGGCGACGCGTTCCTCAGGGGGTGTGCTAGTAAAAGGATGCGCATTGATTTCGCCTGCTTTGTTCAGGGATAACAGCTGGTTATTTCCCTGTGCATCGGTGCGAATACCCAGTATTTGATGTTCGTTACGCAGCGCCAGTAAGTTCTGACGCGGCTGGCCTTGTTGAGGCTTCACCTCGGTGTTTATCGCAAAGTAGCCATCGCTTTTTCCGTAAGCGATGCTGTGGTTGCCATTATCCTGTATTAGCACTAAATCGGCTCGGTTATCGTTATTCATATCACGTAGCTGTATTTGCGCGGTATTAAAATTTCTGGCGAGTTGTGTCATGCCTTGATGCTGTTGTACATCTTGTGCCTTAAAGGGGTTGGCCCGATCGCCTGTGCCTAGTAGGGTATAGAGGTTTCCTTCTGCAGTCAGAGTAACGAGATCACCGTAGCCATCACCATTGATATCACCGGCAACATGGTGGGTATGCGCGGATACTGCGGCTTGGGGTACTTTTAACTGTGAGAAAGGCAGTGAAGCGGAGCGCTCAAAGGTGCCATCTGCTTTATCATAGCTGATGTTGATATAACCGCGAGGATCCTTAACTGTATTCACGGCCGGGGTAAGCTGCCGGCTCCATGAAACAAGATCAGCATGGCCATCCCTGTCTATATCTAGCAGCACGGGTGCAGCGTCACTTGAATATGACAAAGCTAAGCGTATGGGTTGCGGTTTTTCAATAAAGGTATTGTTCTCTTTGGCTAACAGAATACGAATAGGCTCTCCGCTGCCTATGGTGATAACGATATCGTCTTTGCCGTCATGGTCGATGTCCCCTACCAACGTGTGTACGGTTAAGCCATCGATCAATTTACCTTTTTCGATAAGTTGTGGTTGAGCATAACCGCCTTTGCCATCGGCAAGTAATAGCGATAACCCTTGTGTGGAAAAATAGCCAATATCTTGCTGGCCATCACCGTTAAAATCGCCCATCACCGAGCGATAGTCATTTTGCCGCGGATTCAGGCCAGGAAGCTGGGTTTTTTGCTTGCCTTCTTCTTGTCGGAAAAAGGTACCGACTTGATTAAACACACCCATAAACGGTTTTTTCAGCACTTGAGCAGACACTTCCCCGGCACTATTGACCACATCATCAGCTGATGAAAACTGAACGTCGTAATATTTATAGGCACTCGGCTCTAATTGACCGTCACGGTAGTACAGATTTCTACCCCAGTGGTATTCTGCGTTCTGGTTTGGTATCAGTGTGCTCTCTGCGAGCGTGCGAGGATTGACCGTTTCTTTGGGGGAGATTTTATCACGTAGGATCTCACGCCCGTTTTCTCCCATTGCTGTGACTTTATCGTAACTGCGTTCGGCCAGATCGGGTTGACCCAGGCTCAGATAGAGGGTTTCAATGTTAATATTGGCACGTAATAACGCGATAGCGGTCTCTTGCCGTTTTTCTTGCAGGATCCGCTGTGCTGCCTGTTCTGTTTCGTGGCGCATGAGCTGATTGGCGATATGCGGCTCCTGATCCTGCCCAGTAAAGGCGAACCAACCGCTGCGCAAGGTTTCCCAATCGGTTAATGTGAGGATTTTCTTGATGTTTTCTACTTCGCGCACAGCAGAATAAATGGCGCCGGCCAACAGTAGCGCGGCTCCCACCGTAATACCCAGTGGGCCGGCTACGCTGGCAGCGGTGCCCCCGACGGCAAAAGCGATGGGTACGCCGATGCTGACCAGTGCTCCGGCCGTCGATAAGGAACCTGTGACGATCAAATCTTGACGTAGTTTAGGATCGGTCGTGGCGGCCAGTTCGCTGAAAGCACGAAGCGCTTGGTAGATATCAAAACCACTGGATAATACTCCCAGTGCGGGGCCCCCAAATCGTGCCAATTGAAGTTTAAAACCGGATCGAACACCCAGCCGTGTTAAACGATTTCCCCAGCGACCCAATCCTTCTTGTGTGACATCAATCACCAGGTTAGTGATCAAAGAGGACATTGCCAGATTTTTCTCAAAAGTGATCTGCTCTTTTTGCTTTGCGGTCAGTGTGTCACTTTGCAGCAACGCATCATACTTAGCCATATCACTCAACGCCCGAAGATAACCATACCCTTGCATAGTACCGCCTAAACGGCTGCTTAATCGTTGAGTCCGTCCCCAACGTGGCGCAACGGGGACCGCTTTCACTGTGGCGCCGAGCGTAGGATCAATCTGTAGCGTCAGTTTTGCGGTGTGATCAGTGAGGTGTTGATCAGGGAGCGCCTCAGGGTTTAGCATCGGGGTGACATACTGATGAATTTTTTGTAATTGCGCCAGGGCACTGACCCGGGATTGAGCATCGCCATCGGCTACCAGTACACTTTCGACCGAGCCTTTCGAGGCGATCTGTTGTTTGAGGAAACGCACCGCTTGCTGGGTCGCGAGATCGTTGTAATCGGCTTGGTGTAGATAACGAGAGAGTTTTTTTGCATCAAAAGACAGCTGGTCGGCTAAATCAGCTTGTGTGAGGTGCTGCATAGCAAAAGGTTTACCCCTCACTCTGGCCCCCATTTTGTTCAGGATACGCGCCGGAATGACGACCTCACTCAGGGTAATATCGGCTGCGTTTGCCAGACGCTGTGTTTCCGTTTGATAATCACTGAGCAAGTCTTGCAGTGGTGCCAAGGTCGGAAAATGCGTCTGTGCGGCAGCCATATCGACTTTATACAGGGTAATAGGCGGTAAAGCAGGCTGCTGATCACCTGTCGGACCCGGTGACACAGGGCGCAAGTATGTTTGCAAGGTTGTCGTGAGTATCTGATTCGCTTTGGGACCCGTAATACGCAGGGTTCCTACCGTGGGATCATACAGGGAAAAGCCATCGTTGCTTTTCGATAGCGTCAATGTATCTGACCCGATGTTTAACAAATAATGACCCAAGGCGACATCAGCGTAGGTTGTTGGCAAGCTTTGGCGGATAAAAACACGGGGATGGTCCTCAGGTACAGCGAGTAATCGATCAAATAATGGGTCTAATTGCTGCACCTGCTGAGTGTCATTATCGGAAAGCGGGCCTTCGGCACGCTGCTCGTGAATGTCGGCGTAATTATTTAGCCCATTAAGGTAGTTTTCACTGGCATTCCCTCCTTGCGCTTGGCTATCCAACCAGGCCAGACTGGTTGCAGTAGCCGATGCTCGTGCATAGGGACTGCCGTCGCCGATAAATAGCGCTTGGGGAGCGAGTTTCAGGTTAACACTGCCTTGTTCAGTGGCAATTCCGTGCCAGGTTGCAATGACATCGCTTTGTTTTTCATGCCAAATATGACTTTGTAATAGCGCTTTTTTGCCGCTGGATGTTGCTAACTGTCGTTGTGCTCGAGGAGACTGCAACAAGTGCTGCGTATTATTGATGAACAGCTGAAATTGCCAGCGATTCTTGATTAACGAGGCCACTTTTTGTATATCTAACGAGCCATCGGTGGGGCGAGGGAAGAAATAAGCGAGCACCCTTTGTTGTTCGCTATTCAGTGCCGTCAGTTGCAATTGATTGACGTTTATCTTGTTAATAATATCTAGCATGTTTGTCACACGCATGTTGAGATGCGTTGTCTGGATTAATTTGTTTTGCTGATCCCAAGTGAGCACGAGCTTGTTATCATCAAGACCATTAATCCAGCGATTGTCTGCTGAGCGCGTGAATTTACGGCCGTCCCTATCAACAATAATGGGGGTTCTACGCCCAGAGACATCGGCCGTGATCCCTTGTTCTTTGAGTGATAGCGCAAATTGTCGAGTGTAGCCGCCGTTATTATTATCAGTCAGTGCACAACCGACCAGACTGACGTAGCTAGGTGCACTACGAATACCGCTATCACTGTAGTCTGTGTCAAGCCTATTACTAAGGTCAGCGACTTTTTTCGCCAATTCACTCGCCGTGTATCCCGCCAAGGTGTTATGATCACTTTCATTATAGCCACGGCCATGCCCCACCAGATACCACCGTAAATTACCTCGCAGCAGGCTCGGATCACCATAAACCAAATGGAGAGCACCGGCAGCATCTAGCTGAAATAACACCGATGCTCCAGGACGTTTGGCAGCCAGATCGGACGCGGCTTCCATCACTGTAGGGTCATCTTCCAGCTGAACAATAACTTGGCCATCGAACCCGTTGTAAGGTATTTCGCCATCCTGCTTTTCGGGGATGATAAAGGTTGAGCGCCAGCTCGTAACGTCGTCTCGCTTAGCCGCCGCAAGAGGCTCATCAGACCGGTCTGGACCTAATTGCGTTCTGGTGCCATCCATCGGCTGGATGAGCGTAAAAGTAGAAGGTGTAAGAGGGTGATTATGCCTACTCGCGCCAGAGCCTGGGGCGCTTAATCCCGGGTTAATCAATGGATAATCAGCATGTTGGTAGTAACGAACATTGTGAGTGGTGCCTGATCGGGTCAGGTCGCTCATATTGAGCACTTTGAGTCCTCGTTGTTCGCTTTTATAAAATAAAGATTCGTAGTGTTCTGAACTCCCTCCGCTCAATGTGTGCTCTTCTAGCTCGTAAAGATCGCGCTTAAAATGTCTGTACAGGTCATCAATTTTGACGGCTTTTGTGCCGTCCGAGTTGACTAACCATATACGGTTAGAAGGGATGCCCGTTGCGGGAACGGAAATGTGTACCTCAGCGGGAACCGTCATGCCGCCGGTCGTTGAATTGTACGGATTCAGGACGCTATTATCCCCCACGGGTACGGCCTCCAGTCCGCGTGTGTCTATCAGGTAGACAAAGCCGTCTTTTTGCCTGCGTCGCAGTGCTTGATCAGCATCTGAATCGTTAGAATCTACTGAGTCTTCTGAATCAAAATCATAATAAGTAGGATCATTTTGATAGCCGTAGTGAAATTGTGCTGCACCCCCGACTCCTCCGACTCCCCCTGTATTACTGCGACCGTATGCAATAGCATCTCGATAATGAGTGCTGCTGCAAAGTGTGATATCTGTGGTGTGCTTCCAGGTATGTCCGCCTTCGAAGGCAAGCAATTTTCCATCATCGGCTAATTCATGGGGTGTACGGTGATCACCTCGAAATACGCCACTGATATGGGTTAGAAAGAAGGCGTTTTCTCTATTGATTTGATAGCCCTGTGTTGCAGCATAGGTGGTAAGAAATTCAGGGGAAAAATGATGAATCGCTTTGTTTTCCTCCAAAGAAGGGCGGCCCCCTGCTTGTCCAGCAATCTGTGGATCAGTCATGTCTTGAATATGCTTAAATCTATCAGGATTATTGACATCCATTGACAGGTTTTTGTGCTGTTCAGCCCACACCGGAATGACTCCCTTGCTGGCCAACTCAAAAACCAGTTGTTGTCGCAGTTCACCCGACATATTAAAGCTTTTCCATAGCGCATTAATTTTCCCTGTATCTTCCTCGAGATGCTGTGGCCGCAGTGGGTACAGCCTTTGCAGCATTTGTAATGCTTGCTTCTTGCCTTCTTCAAGGGAGCCAAACTTTTCTTGCACTCGCTGTGTCCAGGATTTTTCTGGTTCCACAACAGATGGGGCTTGTACTTGCCGTGCAGTGGTATGTTTAGACGATCTCGCCCATCGTGGAATTTTGCCGTCATGTTGCTCCAGATGAATAATTAGCAAATCATATTTGCTGATTTTGTCTTCCAATGGAAAAGTAAACTGCTTCAGGAAGGCCTCTGCTGCTCTATCCCCTGCGGTATGAGCAGGGAAATTTAATGAATCCACTCTTCTGAGTCGTTTAACCAGTTCGATCCATTTTTGCGATGAAATACCTATCTGGCTAGGGTGGCGTGTATAAGGGGGCATGATTATTTCCTGAAAGTTAATATGGTGTCAGAATAATGAGTATAAATTAAAGTGTATTTATACAAATAAGTTGCAGAGTTGTTGCATGAAGTTTGTCTAATAAAAAAATGGAGTCTTCTTTTAATATAAACAACCAGTAAAAATTATAAATATAATAATGATTATATTTTATTTTTTCTTCTTAATTGCATGAATGCTGGATTATCAAGATAAATTTGTCACTTATAGTGAAAATCCCCTGTTAAAAAATGATGATTGTGTTTTTTTGTTCGTCTAATAAATTTAATGGTTTTTATCTGGAATGATTAGTTTATACAATATCAGCCATAAAAATATAACCAGCAACAATAATTGTGATGTTGCTGAAGAAGGATGTCATGATGAAGCAAACTATTTGCCAACCTAAGTGTGATGACAAAATAATATTAGATATTACGATGGGTATGTATGCGTATCCTACTGTACTGGTTGCGCACCGATTAGGTATTTTTAAATATATTTCTGAGGAGAGTAAAACCTTAAAAGAAATTTGCAACCGTTTTACTCTTGCCGCTCGACCGGCCGATGCGATCTTATCTGTCATACGAGCATTGGGATTAATAGAATACACAGAAAAGGGTTATTCACTCACCCGGGTGTCGAAAGAATATTTGTTAGAGGAACGTTTATCGGAGATTAATCCCAACTATTTTGGTTATTTCTGGGATTTAATGTATGAAAACAGTGAAAATTTTTCCCTAACAAATCTTCGAGCGGCCATTACAAACAATCAGCCTCAGGTATACAATCAAGATGAGTTATTTACATCACATTTACAGCAACCTGAAAAAGCAAAACTTTTTACTGATGCTATGCATGCGTTAAGTATGGGGGCTGCCAGTATATGGCCGGATAAACTGAAATTATCCACTTATAACACAATGTTGGACATTGGCGGGGGGTCTGGTGCTCACACTCTGGGTGTGGTGACACGCTGGCCACATATTCACGGTATTATTTATGATTTTTCTGAAATATGTGAATTAGCGAGTAAATTCGTGAAGGATTATGATTTAGAAAAGAAGATAACAACTCGTTCGGGCAATATGTGGGACGAAAACGCTTCCTTTCCAGAAGCTGATATCCATTTTTATTCTAATATTTTCCACGATTGGCCATAAGAGAAAAATAAATTCCTAGCAAAAAAAAGTTTTAAAGATTTATCCCCAGGGGGAATGATAATTTTACATGAACTTTTGTATCATGATGATGGCTCGGGTCCATTAGCTGCTGCAGCATACAGTGTAATCATGCTAGGTTGGACAGAGGGAAAACAATATTCAGGTGCAGAAATAACCAGGTTGCTCGGTGATGTTGGTTTCCGTGAAATAAAAATAACACCCGCTTTAGGTTATTACAGTGTGATAACCGGTATTAAACCAAAATAATAAATACGTTGATACTTTGCTATCTTGTTAAGCAACTGTGCTAACAATTGTTATTTGCTATTATTTTTGTACGTAATTTCACCATCATTATAATAATAAAAATTTTAAAGGAATGAATCGTGGGTAATATTCACATCGAAAAGTTGGCGTTAAAAATTCTACAAGAAATTTTGTTATATCGTCGACGTTTTCCTGAACCTGAGGCACAGATAGAGGATGAAGAAAAATTAATCATTGACGTTCAGCTTCCAAGGATCTGTGAGTTTATTAAAAATGATCAGCGTATTGAATTTATTTTACCTGCATTTCCGGTTAAATCACCTAATATCAATAAAGTCATCGGTAAATTACCGGATATGGCCGAAAAAATATCACTGATTTTTCTTGATTCATTATGTAAACGCATTCAACTTTATTATTCGCCTGGCGCCCATATTATTATCTGTGCGGACGGGCATGTATTTGGTGATGTGATACGGGTGACTGATGAAGTGATCCACAATTATCAGTGTGGAATGAGAAATTTATTGCATGAGCTAGGAATAACACATTTAAGCCTGTTTAACCTAGGGAATATCGAAGAGCTGGCGGGGCATGCCAACGATTATGATCGATTGCGCAGTCTATTGGTTGATAGCTACGTCGAACCAGAAGAGAAGATTAAGGCACGTCTGATGCAGGATGCACAAGGCTTACAGTTATATCGTGCTGTTACCCGTTTTTTATTTGAAGACAATCAATCATCCGTTTACAACGGTTCCAATGCGGCTTTACAGAAGGATGCCAAACGGCGAGCCTGTAACCTGATCCAGCGTAGCTTAGCCTGGGGGAACCTACTGGCTCAGCATTTTCCTATGGCGATCCGCCTTTCTATTCATCCTCAACCTGCAGATAGCCTGAAGATTGGGATCCACATGATAGCCACTAAAGATAACTGGCTGACACCCTGGCATGGTGTAGCAGTAAATATCAACGGCCAGTTTGTGCTGATGAAACGTAAAAAAGCCGAAGAACTGAACGGCACACTGGTGATGATTCGGGGTACACCGAGCCATTATCTGATTATAAATTCTGCTATGGCGTCAGTTACTCCCGATAAAGGAGTGGGATATTACACATGAGTCATGTGTAAAACCTATCGTTTTTTTATTGCCACTCTTTTTACAAACAAAAGTGGTGGCCTTGTGAGTGGGCATAATTTTTACCAGGAATGTTAATGATGGAAAATAAATCAGGATCACTGGATTTAAATTGCAAAAGGGTAAAAAACCAACCTTTTGGTGTAGTATTACATCCACAGAATGACGGGCAAAAGGTCATGACGCTCTCCGTCAACAGATTACGCACCCTGGCACGTAGTCATCACTTGGTGGTACTGCGTGGTTTTACTTCGGATTTCGCCGACGCGGAAGTATTAGCCGAGTATGCCAAGATGTGGGGTGAGATTATGATGTGGCCGTTTGGCGCAGTACTGAACGTAATAGAGGATCAGCACGCGACAGATCATATTTTTGATAATAGCTATGTCCCATTACACTGGGACGGGATGTACAAATCGACTATTCCTGAATTTCAGTTGTTTCACTGCGCCGCCGCTCCTGCGGCTAACGAAGGAGGACGCACTACTTTTGTTGATACCAGCTTAATGATTGCTAATGCCAGTGAGCAGGTATTGGCACAATGGAAGGCGGTATCTGTCACTTACCGAATTGCACAGGTCGTGAATTACGGTGGTACATTATGTTCGCCTCTATTGGTTAAGCACCCCACCGGGAAGGGTATGATTATGCGTTACAATGAACCTCCGGTTGAAGGGAAAAAATTTCTCAATCAGCACACACTGGAATATCATGGAATAGCGCCAGAGCAACAAGCAGAATTCCGCCGGGTATTACATAAAAGTTTGTACGATGTGCGCCACTTCTATGCGCATCACTGGCAAAAGGGAGACGTCGTGATCGCTGATAATTTTTCGTTATTACATGGACGTGAAGGCTTCACTCACTGCTCTACGCGCCATTTGCAACGTGTACATATTCAATCCAGCCCTCCGTGCATCAACCAGGCCCTGAAATTGTAAGAACCCTATTCGAAATCTTTTTCATAACCTACTATAGCAGAACGCTTCTATTCTAATTATAGCATAAAGATGAATCGTGTCGTATATTTATACTGAATAGTATTCAGTATGTAATCAAAATTAAACCGTACCGCTATACGTAGTGTGAATGGATACATGACGTGAAATATTACATAATCAATTCACGAAAAATAAAATAGTTATTCCATTAAATCATCTTTATATTTTAAAAGTATTTAACTTATCGATGAAATAATGAAAAATAATGTTAAACAATGATTACTATGATGCATTCCAAAAAAAATAAATTTATATTAATTATAAATTTAAGATGAAAAGGGAGTGAAGTCATTATGAGTCATGTTCATTCTGTATCAAAAGAAATACAAGATGGCCGAAAATGGAAATCAGGTTCATCACCAGAGCGAGGGGATCCCTCCGATAGACAGGGTGAACTCACACTCACATTCAAATATCTGACGCCAAATTATCAAGGTAGAGCACACTACGATGGCGATCAATATTATACTAATTTGACCACTTTCACAGATCAACAACGAGAAATGACCCAATCTGTTCTTAATGAGATTGCAGATCTAACGGGTTTAGAGTTTCGCATGGTTGAAAGTGCTCAACCGAGCAATTTAACCTTTGGTAATTTCCTCTCTCCAGGTAACCCTATAAAAGGGTATGCTTTCTATCCCAACCCTCCCAATCCCAGTCCAGTGTGGATAAATTCTGAAAATCTGAGTAATTTTAAAAAGACGATTATTCATGAAATAGGGCATGCTCTTGGGCTGAAGCACACTAATAGTCTTGCTAATCCTAATAGTGTGATGTCGTATGACTTTTCTGTAGACGAATTACAGCTTGCTGATATTGTCGCTTTGCGGGCTTTGTATGGTCATGACACCGATCCGCGGGCAGCAGAACGAATACAAAAGCGGCTACAGGCACGGGATCAGCAGAATCAACAGAGGCAGGAAGAAGAGCAAAAACGGCTGGAAGTGCAACGGACAGAGGAAATTAAACGGGAGCAGAGAGCACAGGAAGTACGGAAAGCACGAGAGCTCGAATGGCGAGAGCATCACCGGAAATTGCGGGAACAGCAAGACCTTGCCATGGAAATACGCCGACAAGCGTCGCATAAAAGAGAAGAGCTTGTAAAAAAGAAGGCGCAAACAGATGAAGAAGAACGGGCACAGAGACGGGCACGGGCAATCGCAGAGGTAGAGGCACAGAACAGGAAACAAGCACTGGAAAATGCACGAATAGAACGGGAACATAACGAGCGATGGGCAGAGGAATTGAAACGACGTGAACGGGAAAAACAGGAATATGAGGAAAAATTGGCAAGTATAAAGCAGCAGCAGGAACAGCGAAGACAGCAACATGAAGAGCAATCTGCAAGAAGAGAAGCAACTCTGCAAAGAGAACGGCAAAGCGAAGGGTTAAGAAGAGAAGAAATCGCACAGCAGGAGGCACAAGCATACAATGAACGGGTACAGAGACGCTCACA carries:
- a CDS encoding L-tyrosine/L-tryptophan isonitrile synthase family protein, with product MGNIHIEKLALKILQEILLYRRRFPEPEAQIEDEEKLIIDVQLPRICEFIKNDQRIEFILPAFPVKSPNINKVIGKLPDMAEKISLIFLDSLCKRIQLYYSPGAHIIICADGHVFGDVIRVTDEVIHNYQCGMRNLLHELGITHLSLFNLGNIEELAGHANDYDRLRSLLVDSYVEPEEKIKARLMQDAQGLQLYRAVTRFLFEDNQSSVYNGSNAALQKDAKRRACNLIQRSLAWGNLLAQHFPMAIRLSIHPQPADSLKIGIHMIATKDNWLTPWHGVAVNINGQFVLMKRKKAEELNGTLVMIRGTPSHYLIINSAMASVTPDKGVGYYT
- a CDS encoding TauD/TfdA dioxygenase family protein, with the translated sequence MENKSGSLDLNCKRVKNQPFGVVLHPQNDGQKVMTLSVNRLRTLARSHHLVVLRGFTSDFADAEVLAEYAKMWGEIMMWPFGAVLNVIEDQHATDHIFDNSYVPLHWDGMYKSTIPEFQLFHCAAAPAANEGGRTTFVDTSLMIANASEQVLAQWKAVSVTYRIAQVVNYGGTLCSPLLVKHPTGKGMIMRYNEPPVEGKKFLNQHTLEYHGIAPEQQAEFRRVLHKSLYDVRHFYAHHWQKGDVVIADNFSLLHGREGFTHCSTRHLQRVHIQSSPPCINQALKL